A window from bacterium encodes these proteins:
- a CDS encoding NAD(P)-dependent oxidoreductase, which produces MSVLVTGGTGGIGSGVARLLLTRGHEVVVYDVSPLRPGNKVLDGFGHRLTAEVGSVTEMGRLMDVVRSHRVTGIIHLAGMLPPHMNNLRPIEALSVNVIGTTTVLEVARILGLGPVIVASAAGVMGRAKDVTTLRAEEDVSLPLVGIYPVSKLVSEQLVYTYRQLHKLNTTAVRPRNGYGPGTSYRVQPLYDVVYDAVAGKDVVRKTGGAAIFDYTYVKDLATGVVQLYEMKSRPPHYVYNLARGQGVTMTQVFDAVQKVFPHLRIEVGPGPWEGVVEGGRELDLTVYPAVMPLQDISRAREDFGFDPHWGIERGVADWVRWLQTGEYGEY; this is translated from the coding sequence ATGAGCGTGCTTGTGACGGGCGGAACCGGAGGGATTGGCAGCGGCGTGGCGAGGTTGCTTCTCACTAGGGGGCACGAGGTCGTCGTCTACGATGTGAGCCCCCTGCGCCCCGGCAACAAAGTGCTGGACGGCTTTGGCCATCGCCTGACGGCGGAAGTCGGCAGCGTGACTGAGATGGGACGACTGATGGATGTCGTCAGGAGTCACCGCGTGACGGGGATCATCCATTTGGCCGGCATGCTGCCGCCGCACATGAATAACCTCCGGCCGATCGAGGCGCTCAGCGTGAACGTCATCGGAACAACCACGGTGCTGGAGGTAGCGCGCATCCTGGGGTTGGGCCCGGTGATCGTCGCCAGCGCCGCCGGGGTGATGGGGCGCGCGAAGGACGTCACGACGTTGCGCGCGGAGGAGGACGTGAGCCTTCCGCTCGTAGGGATCTATCCGGTGAGCAAGCTGGTCAGCGAGCAGCTCGTGTACACGTATCGGCAGCTGCACAAGCTGAATACCACGGCGGTCCGGCCTCGGAACGGCTACGGACCGGGTACGTCGTATAGAGTCCAGCCGCTGTACGACGTGGTATACGACGCGGTTGCAGGCAAGGATGTGGTGCGAAAAACAGGCGGGGCAGCGATCTTCGACTACACGTACGTCAAGGATCTCGCGACCGGCGTTGTGCAGCTCTACGAGATGAAGTCCCGGCCGCCGCACTACGTGTACAACTTGGCGCGCGGACAGGGCGTGACGATGACTCAGGTGTTCGACGCCGTCCAGAAGGTCTTCCCACATTTGCGCATCGAGGTGGGTCCGGGGCCGTGGGAGGGTGTCGTTGAAGGCGGTCGGGAGCTGGACCTGACGGTCTACCCCGCCGTGATGCCGCTTCAGGATATCTCGAGGGCGCGGGAAGACTTTGGTTTCGACCCGCACTGGGGCATCGAGCGCGGCGTCGCCGACTGGGTGCGGTGGCTACAGACCGGAGAGTACGGCGAGTACTGA
- a CDS encoding cyclase family protein, producing MGRWIDISMALTDGLRSNHSRPGEEFRITYDITPADDPEKRKTVRRINTRLHAGTHIDCPEHLVVGGKRVDQFPIETFVGRAVVAEMRHKAPRGVITAADLDAAVGRAVRAGDILIVRTGWNSRYTEPDFFSDSPFLHPDAAQWCIDMRVKMVVVDCLCDPITAELRIGELDAFKRKVLSAGILVMTNADRLDQITKKEVTLYGFPLRISPSEAAPTRAVVWEE from the coding sequence GTGGGGCGATGGATCGACATCAGCATGGCGCTCACCGACGGGCTGCGCTCCAATCACTCCAGGCCCGGGGAAGAGTTCCGAATCACGTACGACATCACACCGGCCGACGACCCGGAGAAGCGCAAGACCGTGCGCCGCATCAACACGCGCCTGCATGCGGGCACGCATATTGACTGCCCCGAACATCTCGTCGTCGGCGGGAAGCGCGTCGACCAGTTCCCGATCGAGACGTTCGTCGGACGCGCGGTGGTCGCCGAGATGCGTCACAAAGCGCCGCGCGGGGTCATCACGGCGGCAGATCTGGACGCCGCGGTGGGCCGCGCGGTGCGGGCGGGGGATATCCTCATCGTGCGGACCGGCTGGAACAGCCGATACACCGAACCCGATTTTTTCAGCGATTCGCCGTTTCTCCACCCAGACGCCGCACAGTGGTGCATTGATATGCGCGTGAAGATGGTCGTCGTCGACTGCTTGTGCGACCCGATCACGGCGGAGCTGCGGATCGGAGAACTGGACGCGTTCAAGCGGAAGGTGTTGAGTGCGGGCATCCTCGTCATGACCAACGCCGACCGCCTCGACCAGATCACGAAGAAGGAGGTTACCCTCTATGGCTTTCCTCTGCGGATCTCACCGTCGGAGGCGGCGCCGACTCGCGCCGTCGTCTGGGAGGAGTAG
- a CDS encoding fumarylacetoacetate hydrolase family protein has protein sequence MKLATYMPRDAQSPNAGIGAVLDGTLIDLNYAYARYLRNVDGELRAYALADARVPRDMIGFLQGGQRAIDAVRRTIQFVRESPADATGISGERLRYELHEVRLLAPISRPGKILGAGKNYLDHAQEGAAAGQAVEIQPFPRGFVKVSSAVIGPDDPVMLPHVTAQLDYEVELAVVIGKPGRYISKARAYDYVAGYTILNDVSARDIQAAESKYGNHMIAKNMDTLSPMGPWIVLKDEIEDPMHLDVRLSINGELRQHSNTSSLIHDIPAMIERWSWGTLEPGDVIATGTPAGVALGGKYPYLRVGDLMECAVEKVGELRNRVIAEPEAGE, from the coding sequence ATGAAACTCGCGACGTACATGCCGCGCGACGCGCAGTCGCCCAACGCTGGCATCGGCGCGGTGCTCGACGGCACGCTCATCGACCTCAACTACGCCTACGCTCGCTACCTGCGAAATGTCGACGGCGAACTGCGGGCGTACGCGCTGGCAGATGCGCGAGTCCCGCGCGATATGATCGGGTTTCTCCAGGGCGGGCAGCGGGCGATCGACGCGGTGAGGCGCACGATTCAATTCGTACGAGAGTCGCCAGCCGACGCCACGGGCATCTCGGGAGAGCGGCTCCGGTACGAGCTCCACGAGGTGAGGCTGCTGGCTCCGATCTCGCGCCCTGGAAAGATCCTAGGCGCGGGAAAGAACTATCTGGATCACGCTCAAGAGGGCGCTGCCGCGGGGCAAGCCGTCGAGATCCAGCCATTTCCGCGGGGGTTTGTGAAGGTCTCCTCGGCCGTGATCGGCCCCGACGATCCCGTTATGCTACCCCACGTGACGGCGCAGCTCGACTACGAAGTCGAGCTCGCCGTCGTGATCGGGAAGCCCGGGCGCTACATTAGCAAGGCGCGCGCCTACGACTACGTGGCTGGCTACACTATTCTCAACGACGTCAGCGCGCGCGACATCCAGGCGGCGGAATCGAAGTACGGCAACCACATGATCGCGAAGAACATGGATACTCTCTCGCCCATGGGACCGTGGATCGTGTTGAAGGATGAGATCGAGGATCCGATGCACCTGGACGTTCGGCTGTCCATCAACGGAGAACTGCGTCAGCACTCGAACACATCTAGCTTGATCCACGACATCCCGGCGATGATCGAGCGGTGGTCATGGGGAACCCTGGAGCCGGGCGACGTCATCGCGACGGGCACGCCCGCCGGGGTCGCGCTCGGCGGGAAATACCCGTACCTGCGAGTGGGGGACTTGATGGAGTGCGCGGTGGAGAAGGTCGGCGAGCTCCGCAACCGTGTGATCGCGGAGCCGGAGGCCGGCGAATGA
- a CDS encoding NAD(P)-dependent oxidoreductase: MTTMITGVGAVGAHVAWKLQEMGERLVLYDLNPRIDFLRTIFDVDRTNVVVGDVNDLRCLVATIETEKVDRIVHLAGVLTKHLKDKPYDGIHLNILGTGSVLEAARLSGVRRVVFASTRGVNQLAMPPTHGETLDEDFTMRVLSNRPRTMYELSKLTGEHLGLFYHDAHGVDFVAIRLAGGFGPTSGAPSGLTGTVLRPLVFEAALGKPVTIDDPSLTYAGRHEFIYFKDDAEAVALACFREGLKKRVYNIRMGTTYRYQEVVDIVRRIFPDVPVEIRAASNTSMSPGRAPRDDVADTTAAREELGWEPKYDLETGIRDWAGWIRRTARGTVDA, translated from the coding sequence ATGACGACGATGATCACAGGCGTGGGCGCGGTCGGCGCGCACGTCGCATGGAAGCTGCAGGAGATGGGAGAGCGCCTGGTCCTGTATGATCTGAACCCGCGGATCGATTTCCTGCGGACGATATTTGATGTAGATCGAACGAACGTCGTTGTCGGCGATGTCAACGATCTGCGTTGCCTGGTCGCGACGATCGAGACGGAGAAAGTCGACCGAATTGTCCATCTGGCCGGGGTGCTGACCAAGCACCTGAAGGACAAACCCTACGACGGCATTCATTTGAATATCCTCGGCACAGGCTCGGTCCTCGAGGCGGCCCGGCTGAGCGGTGTTAGACGGGTTGTCTTTGCAAGCACGCGCGGAGTGAATCAGCTAGCAATGCCGCCGACACACGGGGAAACTCTCGACGAGGATTTCACCATGCGGGTACTCAGCAACCGACCGAGGACGATGTACGAGCTCAGCAAGCTGACCGGTGAACACTTGGGACTGTTCTACCACGACGCCCATGGCGTGGATTTCGTCGCCATCCGTCTTGCGGGCGGCTTCGGGCCGACATCCGGGGCGCCGAGCGGGCTCACCGGCACCGTGCTGCGTCCGCTGGTGTTTGAGGCCGCGTTGGGCAAGCCGGTCACGATCGACGACCCCTCGCTCACCTACGCGGGTCGACACGAGTTCATCTACTTCAAGGACGACGCGGAGGCGGTCGCACTCGCGTGCTTCAGAGAAGGCTTGAAGAAGCGAGTCTACAACATTCGCATGGGGACCACATACCGATATCAGGAAGTCGTTGATATCGTGCGACGGATATTCCCCGACGTCCCTGTTGAGATCCGCGCGGCCTCGAACACATCAATGAGTCCAGGGCGTGCTCCTCGCGACGACGTCGCCGACACGACGGCGGCGCGTGAGGAGCTGGGGTGGGAACCGAAATACGATCTCGAGACTGGGATTCGGGACTGGGCGGGGTGGATCAGGCGGACTGCACGCGGGACTGTCGACGCGTAG
- a CDS encoding carboxymuconolactone decarboxylase family protein, producing MTQDRYAAALAKVKEYRGQSATLGQGPMAELAPDVDRMKDEFLWGLLWSDPAVDIRTRSLCTISALIVLGKEEQLKNHMGWALHVGVTKEQIVSIVSQMLIYGGLAGAHNAMRIAKEVFAEKGLL from the coding sequence GTGACACAGGACCGATATGCGGCTGCGCTGGCGAAGGTCAAGGAATATCGAGGTCAGTCCGCGACGCTGGGCCAGGGACCGATGGCCGAGCTCGCGCCCGACGTCGACCGTATGAAGGATGAGTTCCTATGGGGGCTGTTGTGGAGCGACCCGGCGGTTGACATCCGAACTCGCAGCCTGTGTACGATCAGCGCGCTGATTGTTCTGGGGAAAGAGGAGCAGCTCAAGAACCATATGGGTTGGGCACTGCACGTTGGAGTGACCAAGGAGCAGATCGTCTCGATCGTTTCGCAGATGCTGATCTATGGTGGTTTGGCTGGCGCCCACAACGCGATGAGAATTGCCAAGGAAGTGTTTGCGGAAAAAGGCCTGCTGTAA